From Diospyros lotus cultivar Yz01 chromosome 4, ASM1463336v1, whole genome shotgun sequence, a single genomic window includes:
- the LOC127799677 gene encoding uncharacterized protein LOC127799677, whose protein sequence is MREMVSDIVLQVGLMLLLAFIFLLMHNIPQKALSYLQTLRSRSQTQAKRHFVRGAQLLSQAQALAAKDQTAAAFSLAKSAADEADRAISLDAKDAAAHILKALAFEIQGYRTSALDSLDAALSPMAARSLTKEERSDALLKRAELKVALGAKERVDSAIADLVESVRLKDDNAKAYIVLGECYEMKGMAEAARKAYEDALRVEPRAAVAREAVERLGSS, encoded by the coding sequence ATGAGAGAAATGGTTTCCGATATTGTTCTACAGGTGGGCTTGATGCTCCTCCTCGCCTTCATCTTCCTTCTTATGCACAACATCCCCCAAAAAGCTCTTTCCTATCTCCAAACTCTCCGATCCCGATCCCAAACTCAGGCTAAGCGCCACTTCGTCCGTGGTGCTCAGCTCCTGTCCCAAGCGCAAGCCCTAGCCGCCAAGGACCAGACTGCTGCCGCCTTCTCGCTGGCCAAGTCGGCCGCCGACGAGGCCGACCGCGCCATCTCGCTGGACGCCAAGGACGCCGCCGCTCACATCCTCAAGGCCCTGGCGTTCGAGATCCAGGGCTACAGGACCTCCGCGCTAGACTCGCTAGACGCTGCGTTGTCGCCGATGGCGGCGCGGTCGCTCACGAAGGAGGAGAGAAGCGATGCGCTATTGAAGAGGGCGGAGCTGAAGGTGGCTTTGGGTGCGAAGGAGCGGGTGGACTCGGCGATCGCCGATCTGGTGGAGTCGGTGCGGCTGAAAGACGATAACGCCAAAGCGTACATTGTGTTGGGGGAATGCTACGAGATGAAGGGAATGGCAGAGGCGGCGAGGAAGGCTTACGAGGACGCGCTTAGGGTGGAGCCACGGGCGGCCGTGGCTCGGGAGGCCGTCGAGCGGTTGGGGTCGTCGTAG